The proteins below come from a single Oscillospiraceae bacterium genomic window:
- the trmL gene encoding tRNA (uridine(34)/cytosine(34)/5-carboxymethylaminomethyluridine(34)-2'-O)-methyltransferase TrmL — MQLKSTGHKKLNVVLVEPEIPQNTGNIARTCAAVGASLHLIEPLGFKITDKNLKRAGLDYWHFLDIKYYKSFEDFASRNQGDFYFYSTKATMEHTAPCYKDNDNVYLIFGKETAGLPEELLKANIDKTVRIPMLENIRSLNLSNSVAIGVYEVLRQWSFSGFQIQGKLAEYSE, encoded by the coding sequence ATGCAACTTAAATCAACAGGACACAAAAAACTCAATGTAGTGCTGGTGGAACCGGAAATCCCGCAAAACACGGGAAATATAGCCAGAACATGCGCCGCAGTAGGTGCATCTCTCCATCTTATCGAGCCATTGGGATTCAAAATTACCGATAAAAATCTGAAGCGTGCAGGTCTGGACTATTGGCACTTTCTGGACATAAAATACTATAAAAGCTTTGAGGATTTTGCCTCACGGAACCAAGGAGATTTTTATTTCTATTCCACAAAAGCCACCATGGAGCATACAGCTCCATGTTACAAGGATAATGATAACGTTTATCTTATCTTCGGAAAAGAAACCGCAGGCTTGCCGGAAGAGCTTCTCAAAGCAAACATCGACAAAACAGTACGTATACCCATGCTGGAAAATATACGAAGCCTAAACCTGTCAAACAGCGTTGCGATAGGTGTATATGAGGTACTGAGGCAATGGAGTTTCAGCGGATTCCAAATCCAGGGAAAGCTTGCCGAATACAGTGAATAA
- a CDS encoding acyl carrier protein, whose amino-acid sequence MFEQIRDLLVEEYDLDANAVKPESSFVNDLKLNSLELADLVVTCEDAFEIEIEEKDIHTLQTIADLMEYIEKQK is encoded by the coding sequence ATGTTTGAACAGATACGCGATCTTCTTGTAGAGGAGTATGACCTTGATGCCAACGCCGTTAAACCCGAATCTTCTTTTGTAAACGACCTTAAGCTTAACTCGCTTGAACTTGCCGACCTTGTTGTTACTTGTGAAGATGCGTTTGAAATTGAGATAGAAGAGAAGGATATACATACCCTTCAGACTATCGCCGACCTTATGGAATATATAGAAAAGCAGAAATAA